One stretch of Miscanthus floridulus cultivar M001 chromosome 18, ASM1932011v1, whole genome shotgun sequence DNA includes these proteins:
- the LOC136523194 gene encoding uncharacterized protein: MYTGQFIYCGRRTTPSIGNIPPHCGTFEGTVIYNVEHRAGEYGAPPPGPSGTMPSSSAPTPTTALRQKVPPAEGRPRPAAVKSKMLITLRRLFSSGSGDPSSAQVNCAISSMLDNLQLDIALQNHGWTCEFISP; encoded by the coding sequence atgtacacgggccagttcatctactgcggtcgccgcaccACGCCCTCCATCGGCAATATCCCACCGCATTGCGGGACCTTTGAAGGCACCGTCATCTACAACGTCGAGCACCGCGCCGGTGAATACGGCGCCCCTCCACCGGGACcttcagggactatgccatcatcatcagccccaACCCCGACAACGGCATTGAGGCAGAAAGTGCCTCCCGCTGAAGGAAGGCCACGACCAGCGGCGGTGAAATCAAAAATGCTCATCACCCTCCGGCGCCTCTTCTCCTCCGGCAGCGGTGACCCCTCCTCAGCACAGGTGAACTgcgccatctcatctatgttggataacctccagctcgacatcgcgctccaAAATCACGGGTGGACCTGTGAGTTTATCTCTCCCTAG